The sequence below is a genomic window from Sorangiineae bacterium MSr12523.
GCGCAGCTTCACCCAACGAGGAATTCGGCCACCGGTCCGCGCCCGCTGCGCTTCCCATCACCGCTCTGCGTGTCGTTCCCGCTGGCGAGGCTCCCGTAGGAGTGGTTCCTCGCTATCAACGGGCACGCGGAGGGCTGTTGCCTCCCAATCGTACCAATGGCAACCCATCGTCTTGATCTGCGACCTGGAGAGCGCGGAGTCCGGAGCTCCGCGCCCCAAGGTCTGACTCCGCACCTTGCCAAGGCCGGGCCAATCCCCATCGGCTAAAAATGCGCCGCTCTGCGCGCCGTCCCCCTGTCCCGGACAACGTGGGACCTGTCCCGGACACCCTCGTGCCCGGCCCGAGCCCCCCACGATCCATCTCGTCAGCTGCCCGGTTGCATGCCGAGCCGCTGCCGCAAGACCTGAATCTGCCGCTCCAGCTCCTCCGCCGGCAACGCCAAGGCGGTGCGCGCGCGGTCGAGCATCGCGCGCTCCTGGTTGTCGAGCTTCCCGTCGATGAGCGCCGCCGACACGAGGCCGGCGAGGAACCATTGGGGCGACGCGCTCACCAGCGGGGTTGCTTGGGCGGCGTGGGGGTTGGACATGACCTGCGCGACCGTCTCGTCGGGAATGACCCAGCGGCGGCTGCACACGCGAAGAAGCTTCTTCTCCTGCTTGCCCAGCTTCCCGTCTTGCGACATGAGCGCGGCCATCTGCGCGAAGAGAATCTCGCGCTCGCGCGGATCGGCGATGTTGGGCACGAGCCACTCGGGAAGCGGCTGCTCGTGGTTCGCGCGCGGCCGAATGTCGCCCGGTGCGAGCATCGCATCGAGCACCCACGCCTGCTCGCCCCCCGCCACCTCCGTGCCACAGAAATCGCACCGCGGACTGTCGCTCTCGGTGAGCGGTCCGCCACAATTCGGACAGATGACCGACGTCATCGAGAAATTCGCGTGAACGCCGGCCCGGCGTGTGAGCTTCACGATGGCCTGGCTCGGCGTCGGCTCCTGCTGCGGCTGAAAGCGCGCCGACCAGTAGACCTTCACGTACACGTGATCGAAGTCGTTCTCCGGACCAGGATCGCACAAGACGCAATCGGCCGCGCCGATGGCCACGTCGCTCACATTGGCAAGCGGCGCGACATTGGCGCGCATTTGAATGAACTCCGCCGTCGCGCACTTGCGCACGGGCACCGGCGAGCGCTTGCGCGCCGACTCGATCCACTTCCAAAACAGGTACGAGGCTCGGTCCTCGAGAACCTCGCGTGATACCAGAGGGTCCGTCTCACGCAACTCCACCAGCCCCGGAACCTCGCCGTGCGACTCCGGGTACCACTCGGAGAGCTGCGTGATCTCCGAAAGGACCCAATCGTGCTCCGCGGAGCATGCGAGCGCGCCGCAGTACTTGCACTTGATCATCTCGGCCTGCAGATCGAGCGGTGCGCCGCAGTTCGGGCAGCCCTTGCCCACTTGCTCCGGCGGGAGGCGAGTCACCGCGCCCTGCTTGCGCACCAAGGTCCAGATCTCGGTGTACGGCTCGAGGGGCGCACCGCGAAGTGCGCCCGCGATCTGCTCGGGCGTGGACTGCACCGGCACCATGCGGTCGCGCGCCTGCGCGGTGAAGCGCACGTGCACGACGTCGATTGGCGGGCGTGAATCGACCGCCTCCACCGTCGTGTAGAGAATCGACGCATCGCTCATCACGTTGCGCTTGCCCTCGGCGCGCATCAACTCGAGCTGCACTTGGAACCGGCTGAACACCCCGTCGGACACGAAGGGGCGGGCCGGCTTCATGTCACCCGCGCACCACGCCTCGCGCAGAATGACGCTCATGTGCTGCACGCGCTGAATGATGCTCTCCACCGTCAATTGCGGATCGCGCGCCAGCAGCTTCTCGACGGACGCGTTGCGCGGCTTGGAGGAGGCCTCGTGCTGGGCGTCGAGAATGGCCGCGCGCTTGTTTCGCGTCGAGCGCGCCACGAGCCACCACACCAAGACGATGCCGCCCACCAGGAACAAGAGCACGATGAAGCCCACGAAGAAGCCGCCACCGTCCGACGAGCCGCCGCTCGAGGTGTATCCACCACTCGAATACGTGGTTCCGCCGCTGTAGGTGCTCCCGCTCGAGCGACTCCCACTGCTGCTACCACTCGACCGGCTTCCACCGCTGTACGTGCTGCCGCTGGAGCGACTGCCACCGCTGCTCCCGCTCGAGCGGCTTCCACCGCTGCTCCCGCTCGAGCGACTCCCGCCGGAATAGCTCCCTCCCCCGCCCGGCCGGGCCGACGCCAACACTGGCGAGAAGACATAAATAAGGCAGACGGCCAACGCGAAGAGGCGCAGCGCGCGCAAGACCGAACGGAAAATAGAAAGCACGCGGGAAGAGTAACACCCCTCCCGCAGCCGCAAGCGCTATCGGATCATCGTATCGGACGACGACATCGCGCGTCCGCCCACACCGAAACGGCCCGCGTTTTCCGAGGCGCCCAGCGGACGCGCCGCTTCGTCGTCGCCCAAGCCGTAGGCCATGCCTGCGCCGAACCCCTCGATGATGTCCTGGAAACCCTCGGCGAAGGTACCGCCCCTCGGCATGTCGCCGCGGACTCGGGCGCGTTGCACGTGCGCCTGCACCCGTCCCATGGCGCGAAGGATCCCCTCGGCGGCGTCGTCCGTGGCATCGACGGGGTATGCGCCCCCCGCCGACCAGTGAACGAGGCCCTCGGCGAAAATCGGCGATGCCGCCCCCGGCGGCACCTCGAGCGTCGGCGAGTGCGCGACCGACACGAACGCCTCGCCCTCGCGCCAGCCCAGGCCCACGCGAACGACGCAGCCGAGCGGAAGATCGCGCAGGAAAAAGTCGCCGAGCTGCGAATAGACCACGTGATCGCGCACCTGCGTGCGCGGACCGTCCCAGGTCGGCTCGATGATGAGAACGCGCAGCGCGATCTGCCCGTCGCCGTGGGTGCGGCGAAGGTACGCGTACGTCTCGTCGCGCACTTCCCAGTAGACGAACATGGTGCGCGGATCGACGGGGATGGCCACGCACTCGTCGACGTCGTACTTCGGCGGGAGCGGCTCGTCGTCGAGCATGCCGAAGGGCTCCGCAGGCGGCTTCGGCCCCGTGCCCTCGCTCCTGTCCGAATCGGACGCCGCGGGGGGAACGCCGTTTTGCGCGGACGCCTCCACCTCTTCCTCGGGCGGAAGCGGCGGCGGCGGCAGCTCGATCTTCTGCAGCTGATTCAGCAGCGCGCGGGCGGCCGCGTGCTCGGGCTCCTCTTTCAGCACACGCTGCAGCGTCTCCAGCGCCTTGCCCTTGTGGCCCTGCGCTGCATAAATCTCGGCCAACGTCACCGTGGGCACCGTGGCCGGGGACGTGGAGCGCGGGCGGGGCGGCGGCGAGCTGGCACGAATGCGCTCCGCCGCGTCGGGCAGGTGAAGACCGCGCTCGACGACGCGGGCGAGCAGATCGCGCGCGCGCCCGAACCAGCCGCGCGACCTGGCAATCGCCTGCGGGTCGATGGACGTGCGTGAGGTGCGCAGCAGAATCTCGTCGACCAGCTCGGGGCGGGTGAGCACGTTGGCGCGAACCACACCGAGTTCCTCCGCTCGGGTAATGAGGCCGTCTCGGTCGAGTCGCTCGAGCTCTACGCGTTCCATACCCGCGGTTTTGCCTGTCGCGCGCCCGGGGCGCCAGTCAAAAATGCCGGCCCGCGAGAATGCGGCGCGTCTCGGCGACGTCTTCGGCGATCTTGGCCTTGAGCGCCTCCAGGTCGGGGAATCGCTCCTCGCCGCGCAGCCGTGCCACCACGTGGACGCGGAGGTGTGCACCGTACAAATCGCCGTCGAAATCGAGCAGGAACACTTCCACCGTGCGCTCCAGGCCCTCGCCCACGGTCGGACGCACGCCGATG
It includes:
- a CDS encoding DUF4912 domain-containing protein — translated: MERVELERLDRDGLITRAEELGVVRANVLTRPELVDEILLRTSRTSIDPQAIARSRGWFGRARDLLARVVERGLHLPDAAERIRASSPPPRPRSTSPATVPTVTLAEIYAAQGHKGKALETLQRVLKEEPEHAAARALLNQLQKIELPPPPLPPEEEVEASAQNGVPPAASDSDRSEGTGPKPPAEPFGMLDDEPLPPKYDVDECVAIPVDPRTMFVYWEVRDETYAYLRRTHGDGQIALRVLIIEPTWDGPRTQVRDHVVYSQLGDFFLRDLPLGCVVRVGLGWREGEAFVSVAHSPTLEVPPGAASPIFAEGLVHWSAGGAYPVDATDDAAEGILRAMGRVQAHVQRARVRGDMPRGGTFAEGFQDIIEGFGAGMAYGLGDDEAARPLGASENAGRFGVGGRAMSSSDTMIR